In the Streptomyces coeruleoprunus genome, GGGTCACCCGGTGCGGCACCCGGTGATGCGGTCCGGGACGAGGGGCGCTGTACCTCAGGCTGCCCCTGCGGTCCGGGCGTGGCGCGTGCGTGGGGCGACCACCGCGATCACCGACGCGCCCGCCGCGAGGGCCGCGACCGTGGTCAGGGCGGTCGGCAGGGAGGACCAGTCGGCCAGGAAGCCGATCGCCGGCGGGCCGAGCAGCATGCCGCCGTAGCCGAGCGTGGACGCGGCCGCCACGCCGGCGGGGCCGGCCAGGGCGCCCGCCCTGTCCACCGCGACCGGGAAGATGTTCGCCAGCCCCAGACCGGTCACCGCGAAGCCGAGGAGCGCCGCCCACACGTCCGGCGCGAGCGCGCCCAGCAGCATGCCGGCCGCCGCGGTCGCGCCGCCCACCGCGAGGGTGCGGGTCCGGCCGAGGCGTTCCAGCAGGGCCGTACCGGACAGCCGTCCCGCGGTCATGGCGAGGGCGAAGAGGGAGTAGCCCGCCGCCGCGACACCGGGGTGCGCGCCGAGGTCCTGCGCGAGGTGCAGGGCGCCCCAGTCGGCGAGCGCGCCCTCGCCGTACGCGGTGCACAGGGCGATCACGCCGAAGACGGTGACCAGGCGCCGCGTCCTGCGGTCCATGCGCCGCGGTCCCGCCGGCCGGGCCGCGCGCAGGGACTCCGGCGGCGCGGGGGAGGGGTGCCGCAGCAGGACGGGACCGGCGGCGGCCGTCAGCAGCAGTCCGGTGACGGTGAGGCCCAGCAGGTGGGCGGTCGGGGACAGGCCGCCCGCGACGAGGCCGCCGAGGCCCGCGCCGAGCATGCCGCC is a window encoding:
- a CDS encoding MFS transporter, with the translated sequence MPLLNKTATAARGSAGGDPAARSLSRLRTALTLFFALDGFLFAGWVVRIPAIKQQTGASSSDLGLALLGVSAGAVVTMTLTGRLCRRYGSHAVTVAAGVLLSLSIALPPLTHSALALGAVLLVFGTAYGAINVGMNSAAVDLVAALRRPVMPSFHAAFSLGGMLGAGLGGLVAGGLSPTAHLLGLTVTGLLLTAAAGPVLLRHPSPAPPESLRAARPAGPRRMDRRTRRLVTVFGVIALCTAYGEGALADWGALHLAQDLGAHPGVAAAGYSLFALAMTAGRLSGTALLERLGRTRTLAVGGATAAAGMLLGALAPDVWAALLGFAVTGLGLANIFPVAVDRAGALAGPAGVAAASTLGYGGMLLGPPAIGFLADWSSLPTALTTVAALAAGASVIAVVAPRTRHARTAGAA